In one Lachnospiraceae bacterium genomic region, the following are encoded:
- a CDS encoding homoserine O-succinyltransferase codes for MGLVKLAGLPAIEELEKEGWRMIEPEDGGKRLRVLILNLMPLKQQTERQLLRRLAAAKPVVEAVLLTTESYASTHVDPEHLKVHYKTFSQVRQEDWDGLIITGAPVEHMDFEEVAYWEELTQMMAWSETHVRSVLHICWGAQAGLYYHYGIPKRSLPEKQFGIYPHRVVTAGLLTQDMEDPFPAPHSRHTYTAKEDVERVQELQLVAESPLAGVYLLLDEKRRYVFVTGHSEYEADTLAQEYRRDLGKGLPIALPYHYFPEDDAQRAPVSIWDRHSETLFNNWLMFYASPV; via the coding sequence ATGGGATTGGTCAAACTTGCCGGCTTGCCGGCTATAGAGGAGCTGGAAAAGGAAGGCTGGCGGATGATAGAGCCGGAGGATGGCGGGAAGCGGCTGCGCGTTTTGATTTTAAATCTAATGCCGCTTAAGCAGCAAACGGAGCGGCAGCTTTTGAGGCGCCTCGCGGCGGCAAAACCTGTTGTAGAGGCGGTGCTTTTGACGACGGAGTCCTATGCCTCGACGCATGTGGATCCGGAGCATTTAAAAGTGCATTATAAGACATTTTCACAGGTCAGGCAGGAGGACTGGGACGGACTGATTATCACAGGGGCGCCGGTGGAGCATATGGACTTTGAAGAGGTGGCGTACTGGGAGGAGCTGACGCAGATGATGGCCTGGAGCGAGACGCATGTGCGTTCGGTGCTGCATATTTGCTGGGGGGCGCAGGCAGGGCTCTATTATCATTATGGGATTCCTAAACGATCCTTGCCGGAGAAGCAGTTTGGTATCTATCCGCACCGGGTTGTGACGGCAGGCCTGCTGACACAGGATATGGAAGATCCGTTTCCGGCGCCGCATTCCCGGCATACGTATACGGCAAAAGAGGATGTGGAAAGGGTGCAGGAGCTGCAGCTTGTGGCGGAATCTCCGCTGGCGGGCGTGTATTTGCTTTTGGATGAAAAACGGCGCTATGTGTTTGTGACAGGCCATTCAGAGTATGAGGCGGATACACTGGCACAGGAATACAGGCGGGATCTGGGCAAGGGGCTGCCGATTGCGCTTCCGTATCATTATTTTCCGGAGGATGATGCGCAGAGGGCACCCGTAAGCATATGGGACAGACATTCGGAAACATTGTTTAATAACTGGCTTATGTTTTATGCTTCACCAGTTTAA
- a CDS encoding copper homeostasis protein CutC encodes MKYVLECCVDSVESAIAAEKGGANRLELCANLIIGGTTPSLALYEEVRKHTSIRIHALLRPRFGDFLYTEHEFAIIEREVAMFREAGADGVVIGCLTKEGDLDLAQMSRLKEAAGDMSITLHRAFDVCKDPFKTLEECKELGIHTILTSGQKNHCLDGQELIEQLAQKAAGKVDILVGAGVNADVITQMTRSANLTSFHLSGKVTLDSGMIYRKEGVSMGLPSLSEFEVWRTQEENIRAAHDALLAGLQERA; translated from the coding sequence ATGAAATACGTTTTAGAATGCTGTGTAGACAGCGTAGAATCAGCTATTGCAGCTGAAAAGGGGGGAGCCAACCGTCTGGAGCTCTGTGCCAATCTGATCATCGGGGGCACGACTCCCAGCTTAGCCTTATATGAGGAAGTGAGAAAGCATACCTCTATTCGTATTCATGCGCTGCTCAGGCCGCGGTTCGGAGACTTTTTGTATACGGAGCATGAATTTGCAATTATTGAGCGAGAGGTTGCTATGTTTCGTGAAGCAGGGGCAGACGGCGTTGTCATTGGCTGTTTAACCAAAGAGGGCGATCTGGATCTGGCGCAGATGAGCCGGCTTAAAGAGGCGGCAGGCGATATGAGCATTACGCTGCACCGAGCCTTTGACGTATGTAAAGATCCCTTTAAGACACTGGAGGAGTGCAAGGAGCTGGGTATCCATACCATCTTAACCTCCGGGCAGAAAAATCATTGTCTGGACGGACAGGAGCTCATTGAGCAGCTTGCGCAAAAAGCAGCAGGCAAGGTAGATATCCTAGTGGGCGCAGGAGTCAATGCAGACGTCATTACGCAGATGACGCGCTCGGCTAATCTGACAAGCTTTCATCTGTCGGGCAAGGTTACGCTTGACAGCGGCATGATATACCGCAAAGAGGGCGTAAGCATGGGCCTTCCCAGCCTGAGTGAGTTTGAGGTCTGGCGGACGCAGGAGGAAAATATTCGCGCAGCTCATGACGCATTATTAGCCGGGCTGCAGGAAAGGGCATAA
- the nifU gene encoding Fe-S cluster assembly scaffold protein NifU, whose translation MYSEKVMDHFMHPRNVGEIENADGVGTVGNAKCGDIMRIFLKVENGVIEDVKFKTFGCGAAVATSSMATELVIGKTVEEALKVTNKAVMEALDGLPPVKVHCSLLAEQAIHAALWDYAQKNHIEIEGLEPPVDDIEELEEEEEE comes from the coding sequence ATGTATTCTGAAAAGGTAATGGATCATTTTATGCATCCCCGTAATGTGGGAGAGATCGAAAATGCTGATGGCGTAGGGACTGTCGGCAATGCAAAATGCGGAGACATCATGCGGATTTTCTTGAAAGTAGAAAACGGCGTGATTGAAGATGTAAAATTTAAAACCTTTGGCTGCGGCGCTGCTGTCGCTACCTCCAGTATGGCCACTGAGCTGGTCATTGGAAAGACGGTTGAGGAAGCACTGAAGGTAACCAATAAAGCCGTGATGGAAGCTTTAGATGGTTTGCCACCGGTTAAGGTACATTGTTCCCTATTAGCTGAGCAAGCAATTCATGCAGCGCTTTGGGATTATGCGCAGAAAAATCATATTGAAATCGAGGGCCTTGAGCCGCCGGTGGATGATATTGAAGAACTGGAAGAAGAAGAGGAAGAATAA
- a CDS encoding polysaccharide biosynthesis protein encodes MKRNSVLVGTLWLMIAGIVTRLLGFVYRIYLSGLIGSEGMGLYQLISPVYFLLFTICSAGCQTAISQLVAAENAHGHTHNMKRILWSCLLPSTFLGVILCFFTRQYAPWIASSLLHDERAVQGIRILCMGLPFCITSTCFKAYFHGIQRMDVPAIEQVIEQLFRMAVIYFLSPLLSHTNVAETCSYVVYGTVAGDLVSCLYTVIVYSSHRRHLPASSYRDPFPHLLKPILLVVIPVTGSRLLTQLLSTFENIMLPTVLQHSGMSSSAALSIYGEFSGMVMPLIAFPSIITGALSSNLLPLVAGAKAGGNYRLIHLSIHRSLRLTFLISFLFTAILGSLGLMIGDLLYPGTQAGSLLQLLAFFCPFFYLQSTLGGLLNGSGLQNQVFLYQLLASGLRIFILLTFGPHYGFSAFLLGMLTSLVLSSILSLWKILSTYHMKLSLLKGLGLPLLSGLATFLLLRWAAHSPAFHLQSSLPALLLACFTGCLIYLSALCLSGSLTKKDLQEVLKLVKHKT; translated from the coding sequence ATGAAACGTAATTCCGTCCTTGTTGGCACGCTTTGGCTCATGATTGCCGGCATTGTCACCCGTCTTTTAGGCTTTGTCTATCGCATTTATCTATCCGGCCTGATCGGCTCTGAAGGAATGGGACTTTATCAGCTGATTTCCCCCGTTTATTTTTTGCTGTTTACCATCTGCAGCGCCGGATGCCAAACCGCCATCTCACAGCTCGTTGCCGCTGAAAATGCCCATGGCCATACACACAATATGAAGCGGATTCTTTGGAGCTGCTTGCTGCCTTCTACCTTTTTAGGCGTTATTCTTTGCTTTTTTACCCGTCAGTATGCGCCTTGGATCGCCTCTTCCCTGCTGCATGATGAACGGGCCGTCCAAGGCATCCGCATTCTCTGTATGGGGCTTCCTTTTTGCATCACCAGCACCTGCTTCAAAGCCTACTTCCACGGAATTCAGCGCATGGATGTCCCCGCCATAGAGCAGGTCATCGAGCAGCTGTTTCGTATGGCCGTCATCTATTTTCTCTCACCGCTTCTATCCCATACGAATGTAGCGGAGACCTGTTCCTATGTCGTGTACGGCACCGTAGCCGGCGATCTGGTCAGCTGTCTGTACACTGTTATCGTTTATAGCTCCCATCGCCGGCATCTCCCTGCCTCCTCGTACCGGGATCCCTTTCCTCATCTGTTAAAGCCCATTCTCCTTGTTGTCATTCCCGTAACTGGCAGCCGTCTGCTGACGCAGCTTCTGTCCACCTTTGAAAATATCATGCTGCCCACTGTCCTGCAGCATTCTGGCATGAGTAGCAGCGCTGCACTGAGTATTTACGGCGAATTCAGCGGCATGGTCATGCCGCTTATCGCCTTTCCTTCTATCATCACCGGTGCGCTTTCCTCCAATTTGCTGCCTCTGGTAGCCGGTGCTAAAGCCGGAGGAAACTATCGGCTCATCCACTTGTCCATCCATCGCTCGCTTCGTCTGACCTTCTTAATCTCCTTTCTTTTTACGGCCATCCTCGGTTCATTAGGATTGATGATCGGCGACCTTTTATATCCCGGGACGCAGGCCGGCTCTCTGCTGCAGCTCCTAGCCTTTTTCTGTCCCTTTTTCTATCTGCAGAGCACGCTGGGCGGCCTGCTCAACGGCTCCGGCCTTCAAAACCAAGTATTCCTCTATCAGCTGCTGGCAAGCGGTCTGCGCATTTTTATCTTACTCACCTTCGGTCCACACTATGGCTTCTCCGCTTTTCTCTTAGGCATGCTCACCAGCTTGGTTCTTTCCAGCATACTAAGCCTTTGGAAAATCCTCTCCACCTATCATATGAAGCTTTCTTTACTCAAGGGTCTGGGCCTTCCGCTGCTCTCAGGCCTCGCCACCTTTCTCCTGCTGCGCTGGGCAGCCCACTCCCCCGCTTTTCACCTGCAAAGCAGTCTGCCCGCCCTCCTGCTTGCCTGTTTCACCGGCTGTCTGATTTATCTCAGTGCGCTTTGCCTCTCTGGAAGCCTAACAAAAAAGGACCTTCAAGAGGTCCTTAAACTGGTGAAGCATAAAACATAA
- a CDS encoding transglutaminase domain-containing protein translates to MEQKRLAYAQKKWQQRLIVLGEKQQEWQQGLEKLKEQQELQAWMTYLGATLPLTDLVSYSFRTWIPYVEHALSLKQKMSWCQDLSEDIFADYVLYPRINTEDIEECRQLFYQELLPRIKDLSPQQAALEVNYWCQENATYQSADDRTASAMTVYRSGSGRCGEESTFTVTALRSVGIPARQVYAPWWSHCDDNHAWVEVYLNGKWHFLGACEPEPILDKGWFTNASSRAMLIHTRTFTGAQSQQEIEELYGKERAARCHVEDGVTYEHITDNYALTKTLQVRVMDPAGQPAKGAMVRFEILNMAEFSSVANMTTDEQGGVKIQLGLGHIHVHAIQEGQMAQALVCIEEDCEVVLTLGAERQEKEIWHSFDFISPHDYPMHPALLTEEQRVERDARMEKGTQLRSTRIDGFYRPDEACKYDEDLQEILQLAKGNFESIAAFLAQGALGDQKYRKALLQSLTKKDYRDVKKEVLDEHLICAAEFAQEYPEEIFAAYVLCPRVWNETLTQYREKIQQYFDDKTKKEFQQKPERIMTWLEEHLTSESQMDYQDLFYTPAESLQSGKTDPISRKILFVAICRSLGMAARLSPVDGNAEYWKKDHFVKAKQTESKEKKAELTFVCEKPEEWIYRQSFTVGRLQDGIYRRIDLPAVNEKGEFCCQTEPGEYRLLTVNRLPNGHMYAYAYIFTLKAGEERRIELKKREVDLAETLSNNEIVDFDLQAVKGQKVKASTLLKKPKNILVWIEEGKEPTEHILNEMMQQAEEFRTLDADILFMLRDEDAVQQATLAKALKEIPGIRLVYDDFHENVNTLGRRMYVDPDKLPLVLVLNDGLCGVYASSGYNVGLADILIRIIKAL, encoded by the coding sequence ATGGAACAGAAGCGTTTAGCATATGCACAGAAAAAATGGCAGCAGCGCCTAATCGTTTTAGGAGAAAAGCAGCAGGAATGGCAGCAGGGCTTAGAGAAGCTAAAGGAGCAGCAGGAGCTGCAGGCATGGATGACATATTTAGGAGCAACCCTGCCGCTTACCGATCTTGTCAGCTATTCTTTTCGGACATGGATTCCCTATGTAGAGCATGCGCTCAGCCTAAAGCAAAAGATGAGCTGGTGTCAGGACCTTTCTGAAGATATCTTCGCCGATTATGTTCTCTATCCTCGTATCAATACGGAGGATATTGAAGAATGCAGGCAGCTCTTTTATCAGGAGCTGCTGCCCAGAATAAAGGATCTGTCGCCTCAGCAGGCAGCTCTGGAGGTCAATTACTGGTGTCAGGAAAACGCAACCTATCAGAGCGCCGACGATAGAACAGCCTCTGCCATGACCGTATACCGCTCTGGCAGCGGTCGATGCGGCGAGGAATCCACCTTTACCGTTACGGCACTGCGCAGCGTCGGTATTCCTGCCCGGCAGGTCTATGCGCCGTGGTGGTCTCATTGTGATGACAACCATGCGTGGGTTGAGGTGTATCTGAACGGCAAATGGCACTTTTTGGGAGCCTGCGAGCCAGAGCCCATCCTGGACAAAGGATGGTTTACCAATGCATCCTCACGCGCCATGCTGATCCATACGCGCACCTTTACCGGAGCCCAAAGCCAGCAGGAGATAGAAGAGCTGTACGGCAAAGAGAGGGCGGCGCGCTGTCATGTAGAAGACGGCGTGACCTATGAGCATATCACGGACAATTATGCGCTTACGAAAACCCTGCAGGTCAGAGTGATGGATCCGGCCGGCCAGCCGGCAAAAGGAGCGATGGTTCGTTTTGAAATTTTAAATATGGCAGAATTTTCTTCCGTTGCCAATATGACCACAGACGAGCAAGGGGGAGTGAAGATCCAGTTAGGATTAGGCCATATTCATGTGCATGCCATCCAAGAGGGACAGATGGCACAAGCGCTGGTGTGCATTGAGGAGGACTGTGAGGTCGTGCTCACGCTCGGAGCAGAAAGGCAAGAGAAAGAGATCTGGCATAGCTTTGACTTTATCTCGCCGCATGACTATCCTATGCACCCTGCACTGCTGACAGAAGAGCAAAGGGTAGAGCGTGACGCGCGCATGGAAAAAGGAACACAGCTGCGCAGCACGAGGATTGACGGATTTTACCGCCCGGATGAGGCGTGTAAATACGATGAGGATCTTCAGGAAATCTTGCAGCTTGCAAAAGGTAACTTTGAAAGTATTGCCGCCTTTTTGGCGCAGGGCGCCCTGGGCGATCAAAAGTACAGAAAGGCGCTGCTGCAGTCGCTGACGAAAAAGGATTACCGGGATGTAAAAAAAGAGGTGCTGGATGAGCACTTGATTTGTGCGGCTGAATTTGCACAGGAGTATCCGGAGGAGATTTTTGCTGCCTATGTGCTTTGCCCAAGAGTATGGAACGAGACGCTTACGCAGTACCGTGAGAAGATTCAGCAGTATTTTGACGATAAGACGAAAAAGGAGTTTCAGCAAAAGCCGGAGCGGATCATGACATGGCTCGAGGAGCATCTGACGAGTGAGTCGCAGATGGACTATCAGGATCTGTTTTATACGCCTGCTGAGTCCTTGCAAAGCGGAAAAACGGATCCAATTAGCCGGAAAATTCTTTTTGTTGCTATTTGCCGCAGTTTAGGGATGGCGGCACGGCTTAGCCCAGTGGATGGAAACGCGGAGTACTGGAAAAAGGATCATTTTGTGAAAGCAAAGCAGACAGAGTCTAAGGAGAAAAAGGCAGAGCTGACATTTGTCTGTGAAAAGCCGGAGGAGTGGATCTATCGTCAGAGCTTTACGGTAGGGCGGCTGCAGGACGGAATCTATCGCCGGATCGATCTGCCGGCAGTGAATGAAAAGGGGGAATTCTGCTGCCAGACAGAGCCGGGAGAGTACCGGCTGCTGACGGTAAATCGTCTGCCGAACGGGCATATGTATGCCTATGCGTATATCTTTACGCTTAAGGCAGGGGAAGAGCGCCGGATCGAGCTTAAAAAACGCGAGGTGGATCTGGCAGAGACTCTTTCTAATAATGAGATTGTAGATTTTGATCTGCAGGCAGTTAAAGGACAGAAGGTCAAGGCCAGCACATTGCTGAAAAAGCCTAAGAATATTTTGGTATGGATTGAAGAGGGGAAAGAACCCACCGAGCATATTTTAAATGAAATGATGCAGCAGGCAGAGGAGTTTAGGACGCTAGATGCAGATATTCTGTTTATGCTGAGGGATGAGGATGCGGTGCAGCAGGCTACGCTGGCAAAGGCGCTGAAGGAGATCCCGGGGATTCGTCTGGTCTATGATGATTTTCATGAGAATGTGAATACGCTGGGCCGGAGAATGTATGTGGATCCGGATAAGCTGCCGCTTGTTTTGGTGCTCAATGATGGATTATGTGGTGTATACGCCAGCAGCGGCTATAATGTAGGGCTGGCCGATATATTGATTCGGATTATAAAGGCATTATAA
- a CDS encoding LacI family transcriptional regulator, protein MATIKEVADLAGVSVATVSRVLNTPDSVRQTTRQQVMKAIEALHYRPNYLGRTLRLMETKRILVVLNTLSNQFFSRVVRGIEERAREDGYSVLLCVTRGNQENLMEYIKMLQTREIDGMILTTREISEASIYAMSKEAPIVCACEPVHNKKIPLIAIDDEQAGYDAACFLLKQNKKRIALFGAGKNFYSSILRERGVKRALQEAGLSPFYIASEGYSYRAGVRSTSSMLEDTSGLPDAIFAFSDSAAIGTINELNKRGIHVPNDISVMGFDNTAISEMFIPTLTTVSQPQHTLGYQAMDMLIHQIKGQPCTKRYIVKHEIIYRDSLK, encoded by the coding sequence ATGGCAACAATTAAAGAAGTCGCTGATTTGGCCGGCGTCTCTGTGGCCACCGTATCGCGTGTGCTCAATACACCGGACAGTGTTCGGCAGACAACCCGTCAGCAAGTCATGAAGGCTATTGAAGCACTCCATTATCGTCCTAATTATTTAGGGCGTACCCTGCGCCTCATGGAGACCAAACGTATTTTAGTTGTATTAAATACACTCTCCAACCAGTTTTTTTCTCGTGTTGTACGCGGCATAGAAGAACGGGCCCGTGAAGATGGCTACTCGGTTCTTCTCTGCGTCACCAGAGGCAATCAGGAAAATCTGATGGAATACATCAAGATGCTGCAGACACGTGAAATTGACGGTATGATTTTAACTACCCGGGAAATTTCTGAGGCCTCCATCTACGCGATGAGCAAGGAGGCACCCATTGTGTGCGCCTGCGAACCGGTGCATAACAAAAAAATCCCCCTTATCGCCATTGATGATGAGCAGGCGGGGTATGATGCTGCTTGTTTTTTGCTGAAACAAAATAAAAAGCGAATTGCTCTTTTTGGCGCCGGCAAAAACTTCTACAGTTCTATCCTGCGCGAACGAGGTGTGAAAAGAGCACTGCAGGAGGCTGGGCTCTCCCCCTTTTACATCGCTTCGGAAGGCTACTCCTACCGCGCCGGAGTGCGCTCTACCAGCAGCATGCTGGAGGATACCTCCGGGCTGCCGGATGCTATTTTTGCCTTTTCAGACAGCGCGGCCATCGGCACGATCAATGAGCTAAACAAACGCGGCATCCATGTTCCCAATGACATTTCTGTCATGGGCTTTGATAACACAGCCATCTCAGAAATGTTTATTCCCACCCTGACCACCGTTTCACAGCCGCAGCATACGCTTGGCTATCAGGCCATGGACATGCTGATCCATCAGATTAAAGGACAGCCTTGCACAAAACGCTATATTGTAAAGCACGAAATCATCTATCGTGACTCCCTCAAATAA
- a CDS encoding Rrf2 family transcriptional regulator, with translation MKMSTKGQYSLRAMVALARQQKCQGEGVLSIAMIAEQTGVTERYLEKLLRQLKAANLIEAERGASGGYKLARAPEAIKVGEVLRVGEGDLIPVDCVHDAGTPCERQEGCVVQYVWKRITESINEAVDSITLAELIDMKPEAKQASSKGKGVCNGK, from the coding sequence ATGAAAATGTCAACGAAGGGTCAATATAGTTTGAGAGCGATGGTAGCGCTTGCCAGACAGCAAAAATGTCAGGGTGAAGGCGTTTTGTCCATTGCGATGATCGCAGAACAGACCGGAGTGACAGAGCGTTATCTGGAAAAGCTGCTGCGGCAGCTTAAAGCAGCTAATCTGATCGAAGCCGAGCGCGGAGCCAGTGGCGGCTATAAGCTGGCGAGGGCGCCGGAGGCGATTAAGGTGGGCGAGGTTCTGCGAGTCGGCGAAGGAGATTTGATTCCGGTAGACTGTGTGCACGATGCAGGGACTCCTTGTGAACGGCAGGAGGGCTGTGTGGTGCAGTATGTCTGGAAACGAATTACAGAAAGCATCAATGAAGCGGTGGACAGCATCACGCTGGCCGAGCTGATCGATATGAAACCAGAGGCAAAACAAGCCAGTTCAAAAGGAAAGGGAGTTTGTAATGGAAAGTAG
- a CDS encoding NAD(P)H-hydrate dehydratase encodes MKWISRAEQMREADRYAAEELHIPGLLLMEAAARSVADWLLQCCDRGQRVLILCGAGNNGGDGFAIARMLKIQGLSVQVLLGGRPESLKGDARINYALLEAYQVPVVQQEQVGQAAELVRRSDWIVDAIFGTGLDREVQGFWAQMIAAVNRAHQEEAVKVLAVDIPSGVQSDTGAVLGCAVEADETITFCRLKPGLLLFPGKEHAGRVQVAEIGMPETVPALGEASAFVLEASDVKGLLPKRVSRSHKGTYGRLFMIAGSRSMTGAAILSGRAAYKMGVGLVDAAIPKEAASVLQVSLPEAITTPYDKEELPFAGLDQASAVLAGPGLGQQEYVGRFLKGMLERLSQQVPLVLDADALNWLAREEELKALLLRRSVRENTILTPHMGEAARLLQCSVQEVMRCPQEAICRLQEQYRSVIVLKDAVTLVQGAEGKVFYNTTGNPGMSTAGSGDVLAGMIAGLCAQGVSTFKAAYTGVYLHGLAGDLAREAHGVYGMTASDIAAQIDLEKMIANRL; translated from the coding sequence ATGAAGTGGATAAGCAGAGCAGAACAGATGCGCGAGGCCGATCGGTATGCGGCTGAGGAGCTTCATATTCCGGGGCTCCTTCTGATGGAGGCGGCGGCGCGCAGCGTAGCGGACTGGCTTTTGCAGTGCTGCGATCGCGGGCAAAGAGTGCTGATCTTGTGCGGTGCGGGCAATAATGGCGGAGACGGATTTGCCATTGCACGGATGCTGAAGATTCAGGGGCTTTCGGTGCAGGTGCTTTTGGGCGGAAGGCCGGAATCCTTAAAAGGCGATGCCAGAATCAATTATGCATTGCTGGAGGCGTATCAGGTCCCGGTAGTACAGCAAGAGCAGGTCGGGCAGGCGGCGGAGCTGGTGCGGCGGAGCGACTGGATTGTGGATGCGATTTTCGGTACAGGTCTGGACCGAGAGGTGCAGGGCTTTTGGGCGCAGATGATCGCAGCAGTGAACCGGGCGCATCAGGAGGAAGCGGTCAAGGTCCTAGCCGTTGATATACCCTCCGGCGTACAGAGCGATACCGGCGCCGTGCTGGGATGCGCGGTAGAGGCTGATGAAACAATTACGTTTTGCCGCCTGAAACCAGGACTTCTCCTGTTTCCTGGAAAGGAGCATGCGGGCAGGGTGCAGGTAGCTGAAATCGGCATGCCGGAGACGGTTCCGGCGCTGGGAGAGGCTTCTGCCTTTGTGCTGGAGGCTTCGGATGTGAAGGGGCTGCTGCCTAAGCGGGTCAGCCGCAGTCATAAAGGAACGTATGGAAGACTGTTTATGATAGCCGGCAGCAGATCCATGACAGGCGCCGCCATTTTGAGCGGCCGCGCCGCGTATAAAATGGGCGTGGGGCTTGTGGATGCGGCGATTCCGAAGGAGGCTGCTTCTGTGCTGCAGGTGAGCCTTCCGGAAGCGATTACAACGCCGTATGATAAAGAAGAGCTGCCGTTTGCGGGGCTGGATCAGGCATCTGCCGTACTGGCCGGGCCAGGGCTGGGTCAGCAAGAGTACGTAGGGCGCTTTTTGAAGGGAATGTTGGAGCGGCTTTCGCAGCAGGTACCGCTGGTTTTGGATGCAGATGCACTGAACTGGCTGGCAAGGGAAGAGGAGCTAAAGGCGCTCCTGCTGCGCCGCAGTGTGCGGGAAAATACGATTTTAACGCCGCATATGGGAGAAGCAGCTAGACTGCTGCAGTGTTCGGTGCAGGAGGTGATGCGGTGTCCGCAGGAGGCCATATGCCGGCTGCAGGAGCAGTACCGGAGCGTGATTGTGCTGAAGGATGCGGTCACGCTGGTGCAGGGCGCTGAAGGCAAGGTGTTTTATAATACAACCGGCAATCCGGGGATGTCAACAGCAGGCTCGGGGGATGTGCTGGCGGGTATGATCGCCGGACTCTGCGCACAGGGAGTCTCTACTTTTAAGGCTGCCTATACGGGGGTGTATCTGCATGGGCTCGCAGGAGATTTGGCGCGGGAGGCGCATGGTGTTTATGGCATGACGGCTTCGGACATTGCGGCACAGATTGACTTAGAAAAAATGATTGCAAACAGGCTGTGA
- the nifS gene encoding cysteine desulfurase NifS, producing the protein MESRVVYADHSATTAVRPEVLEAMLPYFSERYGNPSSIYQIAQESKSALEKAREQVARGIGAKAREIFFTGCGTEADNWAIKGVAEKYAQKGRHIITSAVEHHAVLHSCEFLEKHGYRITYLPVDAEGTVSVEALKEALDDETILVSIMMANNEIGTINPIAEIGAICHEKGVLFHVDAVQALGTLPIDVESMQIDMLSMSAHKLYGPKGVGALYIRKGIQLPSFIHGGAQESRRRAGTENVAGIVGFGKAVELATAEMKERNQRLQQMRDHLIEGVLERIPHARLNGARYNRLPGHVNFSFEFVEGESLLMLLDMNGIYASSGSACTSGSLDPSHVLLAIGLPHEIAHGSLRMTFGRENTMEDIDYILEKLPPIVQRLRDMSPLYEDYMKKNQKR; encoded by the coding sequence ATGGAAAGTAGAGTTGTATATGCGGATCATTCCGCAACCACAGCAGTTAGGCCGGAGGTGCTGGAGGCAATGCTTCCTTATTTTAGTGAGCGATACGGTAATCCTTCGAGCATCTATCAAATTGCGCAGGAAAGCAAAAGTGCACTGGAAAAGGCCAGAGAACAGGTGGCACGCGGCATCGGCGCCAAGGCAAGAGAGATTTTCTTTACCGGATGCGGTACGGAAGCCGATAACTGGGCGATTAAGGGCGTTGCAGAGAAATATGCGCAAAAAGGCCGCCATATTATTACCTCTGCCGTGGAGCATCATGCAGTGCTGCATAGCTGTGAATTTTTGGAAAAGCATGGGTACCGCATCACCTATTTGCCGGTAGATGCAGAGGGTACGGTTTCGGTAGAGGCATTAAAAGAGGCGCTGGATGATGAGACGATCCTTGTCAGCATCATGATGGCCAATAATGAGATTGGTACGATCAACCCCATTGCAGAAATCGGTGCGATATGCCATGAAAAGGGTGTATTATTTCATGTAGATGCCGTACAGGCCTTAGGAACGCTGCCAATCGATGTAGAAAGCATGCAGATTGATATGCTCTCGATGAGTGCACACAAGCTGTATGGTCCTAAAGGGGTAGGAGCGCTCTATATCCGCAAGGGAATTCAGCTCCCCTCATTTATTCATGGCGGCGCACAGGAGAGCAGGCGCCGCGCCGGTACGGAGAACGTGGCAGGCATCGTGGGCTTTGGCAAGGCTGTTGAGCTGGCAACGGCAGAGATGAAGGAACGTAATCAGAGGCTGCAGCAGATGAGAGATCATCTGATTGAAGGTGTTTTGGAGCGCATTCCTCATGCACGCCTGAATGGAGCGAGATATAACCGGCTGCCGGGGCATGTGAATTTTAGCTTTGAGTTTGTAGAAGGAGAGTCTCTTTTGATGCTGCTGGATATGAATGGAATTTATGCCTCCAGTGGTTCGGCCTGCACGAGTGGATCTTTGGATCCGTCCCATGTACTTTTGGCGATTGGACTTCCGCATGAGATTGCCCATGGATCTCTGCGCATGACCTTTGGCAGAGAAAATACGATGGAGGATATCGATTATATTTTAGAAAAGCTGCCGCCGATTGTACAGCGCCTGCGTGATATGTCCCCGCTGTATGAAGATTATATGAAAAAGAACCAGAAAAGATAA